In one Dehalococcoidales bacterium genomic region, the following are encoded:
- a CDS encoding ferritin-like domain-containing protein, whose protein sequence is MEISQQQIIDLSKQIAQQVVDKLHRAPLTYNTPATISDGLQHSMSEELTASNWYHQRAVHARNHGDNESARLYEDIAGDEDEHYREFSERLQQIVKTGVPD, encoded by the coding sequence ATGGAAATCAGCCAGCAACAAATAATCGACCTGTCCAAACAGATAGCCCAGCAAGTGGTCGACAAACTCCACCGGGCACCGCTGACATATAATACTCCGGCGACGATCTCTGATGGACTGCAGCATAGTATGAGCGAGGAGCTGACCGCCTCCAACTGGTATCATCAAAGAGCGGTCCATGCCCGAAACCATGGGGATAATGAGAGCGCCAGGCTTTACGAAGACATCGCCGGTGATGAGGATGAGCATTACCGAGAATTTAGCGAACGCCTCCAGCAGATAGTGAAAACAGGAGTACCCGACTAA